Proteins from a single region of Corylus avellana chromosome ca11, CavTom2PMs-1.0:
- the LOC132164979 gene encoding uncharacterized protein LOC132164979 — MEKLAFALVIAFKKLRPYFQAHTIRVLTEYLLKKVLRKLDLSGRLANWAIELGQFDIEFLPRNSLKGQALADFLAKFTNLPDITSWPSDETWVIYVDGSSTKKHGRAGIVMITPDGEELCSSLKLKFKTTNNKAEYEAVLARLGLALEMGAKFVEIRSDSQVVVGHIRGEFEAKGDKMKLYLSKVQDLQALFKKISIVKIPRPENERADELARIASTASEEIEAETPIQILPQSSVTETVSVSTAEAIPNWQLEIVEYLKKSVLPSDKKLATRLKRGFMLPLLKCVSKEEGDYILKEIHEGICGSHSRARILAHKAVRAGFYWPNMSRDSANIVKNCDKCQRFANITHQPPEDLSAISSPWPFSQWGVDIVGVLPRSIGGVRFAVVAVDYFTKWTEVEALVNITAKAIEQFLWKNIVCRYGIPHAFITDNGKQFDCDSFRAWCAQLRIRNYYSSPGHPQANGQVEATNKTIFKILKKKLDDRKGNWAEDLPEVLWAYRTTKRVPTEETPYALAFETEALIPAEVGSGSYRVETFQSETNNEGLQLHLNLLQEKQDQAQVAMASY, encoded by the exons ATGGAAAAACTGGCTTTCGCCTTAGTTATAGCATTCAAGAAGCTCCGACCctacttccaagctcatactatcAGGGTATTGACTGAATACCTTCTGAAGAAAGTACTAAGAAAGCTAGATCTGTCGGGAAGATTAGCTAACTGGGCTATTGAACTGGGACAATTCGACATCGAGTTTCTCCCTCGGAATTCTCTCAAGGGCCAGGCACTGGCTGATTTTCTGGCAAAATTCACTAATTTGCCAGACATCACTAGCTGGCCAAGTGATGAGACCTGGGTAATTTACGTAGATGGGTCGTCTACAAAGAAGCATGGTAGAGCTGGGATAGTAATGATTACTCCCGATGGGGAAGAATTATGTAGTTCATTGAAGTTGAAGTTCAAGACCACAAATAACAAGGCCGAATACGAGGCAGTCTTGGCAAGACTCGGTTTAGCTCTTGAAATGGGAGCCAAATTTGTGGAAATACGGAGTGACTCCCAAGTCGTTGTAGGGCACATCCGAGGGGAATTTGAAGCCAAGGGAGATAAGATGAAATTATACTTATCTAAGGTGCAGGATTTGCAAGCTTTATTTAAGAAGATTAGCATTGTGAAAATTCCGAGACCAGAGAATGAGAGAGCAGACGAGTTGGCCCGAATAGCCTCAACAGCCAGTGAAGAGATTGAAGCCGAGACTcctatccaaattcttccacaATCATCAGTTACCGAGACGGTGTCGGTCTCGACAGCCGAGGCCATACCTAATTGGCAACTAGAAATCGTGGAATACCTGAAAAAAAGCGTACTTCCCTCAGATAAAAAGCTTGCTACCCGGTTGAAG AGGGGTTTCATGTTGCCACTCTTAAAGTGCGTTTCAAAAGAGGAAGGAGATTATATCCTTAAAGAAATCCATGAAGGGATTTGTGGAAGCCATTCTAGAGCCAGAATACTGGCACATAAAGCAGTCCGAGCGGGTTTTTATTGGCCCAACATGAGTCGAGACTCGGCGAATATAGTCAAgaattgtgacaagtgccagCGATTCGCTAATATCACTCATCAACCTCCTGAAGACCTGAGTGCAATATCTTCACCTTGGCCCTTCTcccaatggggggtagatatagtaggaGTATTGCCTCGGAGCATAGGAGGTGTACGGTTCGCGGTTGTTGCTGTAGACTATTTCACCAAGTGGACAGAGGTTGAAGCCTTGGTAAATATCACAGCTAAGGCAATAGAGCAatttttatggaagaatatCGTATGTCGGTATGGCATTCCCCATGCTTTTATCACAGATAATGGCAAGCAGTTTGACTGCGACTCATTCCGAGCCTGGTGTGCCCAGCTACGAATAAGAAACTATTACTCGTCCCCAGGGCACCCTCAGGCAAATGGGCAGGTAGAGGCTacgaacaaaacaatttttaagatcttgaaaaaGAAGCTGGATGATCGGAAAGGGAACTGGGCAGAAGACCTTCCAGAAGTATTATGGGCATACCGAACAACCAAGAGAGTTCCAACCGAAGAGACACCATATGCCTTAGCATTCGAAACTGAGGCACTCATTCCAGCCGAGGTAGGCTCAGGCAGCTATCGCGTAGAGACCTTCCAATCCGAGACAAATAACGAGGGTTTACAACTGCACTTGAACTTGCTACAAGAGAAGCAGGATCAAGCCCAGGTGGCTATGGCATCATATTAG
- the LOC132164981 gene encoding uncharacterized protein LOC132164981, with protein MEDLKKKYEELTRKLAAKEEKTLASGFMDNTDLPFTDRVLSFPLPENFKMPRFKEFNGSGDPSKHMESVRVHFSLHRFPDEIACRTFPLTLEGVAQDWFARLPAKSIDSFKELGNLFLSQFLATKKRRKHSACLLSLRQGKEESLKDFMHRFNKEKLLVDNSGDQTVLSALWHGVRPNGPLMAEEEEDREKEDAKKEEDAKKEPLIASALKEERFQKRIIKKTVPSVPKTEPRRREDRRFTPLNTRVNEVFMEIRRDPAFRWPSKLRGDPKKRDRTKFCGYHNDHGHLTEDCITLRHEIETFIRNGRLVRFLAGEGNRGAVHQQPLLLDANQAEGAREPRRDRDDGPRKDPRPPRDQGVVGEIHTITGGIAGGGQSNSARKAHARKTQAEEIFTVQRSSKVARKDSMTLSFSEEEARGNAAT; from the exons ATGGAGGATCTGAAGAAGAAGTACGAAGAGCTGACTCGTAAGTTGGCTGCAAAGGAGGAAAAAACCCTTGCTTCGGGGTTTATGGATAACACCGACCTGCCTTTCACTGATCGAGTGTTAAGTTTCCCTTTGCCTGAAAACTTCAAGATGCCTCGCTTCAAGGAGTTTAACGGTAGTGGCGACCCTTCTAAACATATGGAAAGCGTCCGTGTTCACTTTTCCCTTCATAGGTTTCCGGATGAAATAGCATGCAGAACCTTTCCTCTCACTTTGGAAGGAGTTGCTCAGGACTGGTTTGCCAGATTGCCTGCCAAGTCAATAGACAGTTTCAAAGAACTTGGAAATCTCTTTTTAAGCCAATTCCTGgctaccaagaagaggaggaagcacTCGGCTTGCTTACTGTCATTGCGTCAAGGGAAGGAAGAAAGCCTGAAAGATTTTATGCATaggttcaataaagaaaaattattagtgGATAACTCGGGGGATCAAACGGTATTATCCGCATTATGGCATGGAGTCAGGCCAAATGGGCCTCTAATGGCCGAA GAGGAAGAAGACCGGGAGAAGGAGGATGCCAAAAAGGAAGAGGACGCCAAAAAGGAGCCACTTATAGCATCTGCTCTGAAGGAAGAAAGGTTTCAGAAGAGAATAATAAAGAAGACTGTACCATCAGTCCCAAAGACAGAACCCCGGCGGCGTGAAGATCGAAGGTTCACACCTTTGAATACCAGGGTCAACGAGGTATTTATGGAAATCAGAAGAGACCCAGCATTCAGGTGGCCGAGTAAGTTGCGGGGTGATCCGAAGAAGCGAGATCGGACGAAGTTCTGCGGGTACCATAATGATCACGGGCATTTGACGGAAGACTGTATAACCTTGCGACATGAAATTGAAACTTTCATTAGAAATGGAAGGCTGGTAAGATTCCTAGCAGGAGAAGGGAACCGAGGCGCGGTGCACCAGCAGCCTCTCCTATTAGATGCAAATCAAGCTGAAGGGGCACGAGAGCCGAGACGTGATCGGGATGATGGTCCTAGAAAAGATCCGAGACCCCCTCGGGATCAAGGAGTAGTAGGTGAGATCCACACCATCACTGGAggaatagctggtggaggacaGTCTAATTCGGCTAGGAAAGCCCACGCTAGAAAAACACAGGCCGAGGAGATCTTTACAGTACAGAGATCGTCCAAAGTTGCAAGAAAGGATTCAATGACCCTTTCTTTCTCTGAAGAAGAAGCCAGGGGTAATGCAGCCACATGA
- the LOC132164982 gene encoding protein NODULATION SIGNALING PATHWAY 2-like, producing the protein MEYEPINYLFNPSCIDELHECSLEAAFSFEREDLFSPNTIPDGAIDDDDDCLERLLQLEEDQLVEFDAICQDTVMDHDQYGLEIGSDDHGMTEENQENLSVSTERNSPLRGVQEELMQESSLTDLLLMGAEAVEAKNWLLALAAVEKLNYLLIDIGNGYGDDLFKRLALFFTQALHYMSINALEMQHVEEHNNTIFAFQILQELSPYVKFTHFTANQAIIEATRGDREVHVIDFDIMEGIQWPPLMVEIAMRKEIVFRVTAIIVDKRNGVHVEQTGRRLREYADSINLPFMFDQMVMEREEDFERMKVGNTFIANCMIHQLHMPNRTFSMLKNFLGGMIKLSPKILILVEEELFNFGRIQSMSFVEFFCEALHHYTALTDSLVNSYSGVYKIGLRLIEKEFLGSRILESLNQFSSDEEERMQWRSEGFASLKGFRRIPVSSCNISQAKSLVSLYSGGYWAKHERCRLALCSKSRPMTAAYIWVMSDHNLS; encoded by the exons ATGGAATATGAGCCGATTAATTACCTCTTCAACCCCAGTTGCATTGACGAACTCCATGAATGTAGCTTGGAAGCTGCTTTTTCCTTTGAAAGGGAAGATTTGTTCTCCCCGAACACCATCCCAGATGGTGcaattgatgatgatgacgactgCCTGGAAAGATTGCTCCAGCTTGAGGAAGATCAGCTGGTGGAATTTGATGCCATCTGTCAAGATACAGTAATGGATCATGATCAGTATGGTTTAGAAATTGGATCAGATGATCATGGAATGACtgaagaaaaccaagaaaactTGAGTGTATCCACAGAAAGAAATTCCCCTTTAAGGGGAGTTCAAGAAGAGCTGATGCAAGAAAGCAGTTTGACCGATCTGCTATTGATGGGAGCTGAAGCTGTTGAAGCCAAAAACTGGCTTCTTGCTTTAGCTGCGGTTGAGAAGCTTAACTATCTCTTAATTGATATAGGGAATGGTTATGGAGATGATTTATTTAAAAGGTTGGCTCTTTTCTTCACTCAAGCCCTGCATTACATGAGCATTAACGCTCTTGAAATGCAGC ATGTAGAAGAGCACAATAACACTATTTTTGCCTTTCAGATTCTCCAGGAACTCTCTCCTTATGTGAAATTCACGCATTTCACGGCGAACCAAGCGATCATTGAGGCGACACGAGGCGATCGGGAGGTTCATGTCATTGATTTCGACATCATGGAGGGGATCCAATGGCCGCCACTAATGGTTGAGATTGCAATGAGGAAGGAGATTGTTTTCAGAGTGACAGCAATCATAGTGGACAAGAGAAATGGTGTCCATGTTGAACAGACAGGAAGAAGGCTGAGAGAGTATGCAGATTCAATCAATCTTCCCTTCATGTTTGATCAGATGGTGatggaaagagaagaagattttGAAAGAATGAAAGTTGGTAATACTTTCATAGCCAATTGCATGATTCACCAACTCCACATGCCCAACAGAACATTTTCAATGCTCAAAAACTTCCTGGGTGGTATGATCAAACTGTCCCCAAAGATTCTTATTTTAGTAGAGGAAGAATTGTTCAATTTTGGAAGAATCCAATCAATGTCCTTTGTAGAGTTCTTCTGTGAGGCACTTCACCATTACACTGCACTTACAGACTCACTGGTCAACAGCTACTCTGGTGTGTACAAAATTGGCTTAAGATTGATAGAGAAGGAGTTTTTGGGGAGTAGAATCTTAGAGAGCTTAAATCAGTTTTCCAGTGACGAGGAGGAGAGAATGCAGTGGAGATCAGAGGGATTTGCTTCATTGAAGGGATTCAGGAGAATCCCAGTGAGTTCTTGTAATATTTCTCAAGCAAAATCCTTGGTGAGCTTGTATAGTGGGGGGTATTGGGCGAAACATGAGAGATGCAGATTGGCATTGTGTTCGAAGTCAAGGCCAATGACAGCAGCATACATTTGggt TATGTCAGATCACaatttatcctaa
- the LOC132164983 gene encoding protein NODULATION SIGNALING PATHWAY 2-like produces the protein MEYEPINYLFNPSSIDELHECSLEAAFSFEREDLFSLNTVPDGAIDDDDDCLERLLQLEEDQLVEFDSICQDTVMDLDRCGLEIGSDDHGMTEENQENLSVSTEGNSPLRGVQEELMQESSLTDLLLMGAEAVEAKNWLLASAAVEKLNYLLIDTENGYGDDLFKRLALFFTRALHYMSINALEIRSRDVEEHNNTIFAFQILQELSPFVKFAHFTANQAIIEATRGDREVHVVDFDIMEGIQWPPLMVELAMSKEIVFRVTAIIVDKRNGVHVEQTGRRLREYADSINLPFMFDQMVMEREEDFERMKVGNTFIANCMIHQLHMPNRTFSMLKNFLGGMIKLSPKILILVEEELFNFGRIQSMSFVEFFCEALHHYTALTDSLVNSYSGVYKMWLRLLEKEFLGSRILESLNQFSSNEEERMQWRSEGFASLKGFRRIPVSSCNISQAKSLVSLYSGGYWVKHEKCRLALCWKSRPMTAASIWVPKTKRR, from the exons ATGGAATATGAGCCGATTAATTACCTCTTCAACCCCAGTTCCATTGACGAACTCCATGAATGTAGCTTGGAAGCTGCTTTTTCCTTTGAAAGGGAAGATTTGTTCTCCCTGAACACCGTCCCAGATGGTGcaattgatgatgatgacgactgCCTGGAAAGATTGCTCCAGCTTGAGGAAGATCAGCTGGTGGAATTTGATTCCATCTGCCAAGATACAGTAATGGATCTTGATCGGTGTGGTTTAGAAATTGGATCAGATGATCATGGAATGACcgaagaaaaccaagaaaactTGAGTGTATCCACAGAAGGAAATTCCCCTTTAAGGGGAGTTCAAGAAGAGCTGATGCAAGAAAGCAGCTTGACCGATCTGCTATTGATGGGAGCTGAAGCTGTTGAAGCCAAAAACTGGCTTCTTGCTTCAGCTGCGGTTGAGAAGCTTAACTATCTCTTAATTGATACAGAGAATGGTTATGGAGATGATTTATTTAAAAGGTTGGCTCTTTTCTTCACTCGAGCCCTGCATTACATGAGCATTAATGCTCTTGAAAT AAGATCACGAGACGTAGAAGAGCACAATAACACTATTTTTGCCTTTCAGATTCTCCAGGAACTCTCTCCTTTTGTGAAATTTGCGCATTTTACGGCGAACCAAGCGATCATTGAGGCGACACGAGGCGATCGGGAGGTTCATGTCGTTGATTTCGACATCATGGAGGGGATCCAATGGCCGCCGCTAATGGTTGAGCTTGCAATGAGCAAGGAGATTGTTTTCAGAGTGACAGCAATCATAGTGGACAAGAGAAATGGTGTCCATGTTGAACAGACAGGAAGAAGGCTGAGAGAGTATGCAGATTCAATCAATCTTCCCTTCATGTTTGATCAGATGGTGatggaaagagaagaagattttGAAAGAATGAAAGTTGGTAATACTTTCATAGCCAATTGCATGATTCACCAACTCCACATGCCCAACAGAACATTTTCAATGCTCAAAAACTTCCTGGGTGGTATGATCAAATTGTCCCCAAAGATTCTTATTTTAGTAGAGGAAGAATTGTTCAATTTTGGAAGAATCCAATCAATGTCCTTTGTAGAGTTCTTCTGTGAGGCACTTCACCATTACACTGCACTTACAGACTCACTGGTCAACAGCTACTCTGGTGTGTACAAAATGTGGTTAAGATTGCTAGAGAAGGAGTTTTTGGGGAGTAGAATCTTAGAGAGCTTAAATCAGTTTTCCAGTAATGAGGAGGAGAGAATGCAGTGGAGATCAGAGGGATTTGCTTCATTGAAGGGATTCAGGAGAATCCCAGTGAGTTCTTGTAATATTTCTCAAGCAAAATCCTTGGTGAGCTTGTATAGTGGGGGGTATTGGGTGAAACATGAGAAATGCAGGTTGGCATTGTGTTGGAAGTCAAGGCCAATGACAGCAGCATCCATTTGggtgccaaaaacaaaaagaaggtga